The proteins below come from a single Uloborus diversus isolate 005 chromosome 10, Udiv.v.3.1, whole genome shotgun sequence genomic window:
- the LOC129231000 gene encoding uncharacterized protein LOC129231000 gives MSSHMIYNAFTGDGSSSSSSPLSYYNMDTPSSTPYTDAIKCRKVVDHVKRPLNPFMVWSQIERRKLVHYNQDLHNAEISKLLGKRWRQLTAEERRPFIDEAERLRLLHVQEFPEYKYKPKPKKNPRNPTPLKPRPAILSKPNLQKKKAPCQSFPPAPELPIFALRVPETPSSKYKLVNTLHRKILPNPQNFLPNPQILPNPQKIYQNSLHNPQLNTNQDSTEVKNRNYELSFQIDQTFQGNASTSKGTVGFNKRKSYLPATYADSSQISKNSNELSFRLPADCDLTYTEDAQVLWSNEYSLCVPEETSSSPISADACSSGENWSKLFDDVTKNCKKQYANAKDEIANIAKTYFALKNMESELIAQSPVPIDPCPTMTELVGENWRLEDFGCDVLM, from the coding sequence ATGTCTTCACATATGATTTATAATGCATTTACGGGTGATGGTTCATCATCGTCCTCGAGTCCACTTTCATATTATAATATGGACACACCATCTTCTACTCCTTATACAGATGCTATAAAGTGTAGGAAAGTTGTTGACCATGTCAAAAGGCCTTTAAATCCATTCATGGtttggagtcaaattgaacgaAGGAAGCTTGTTCATTATAATCAGGACTTGCATAATGCCGAAATCAGTAAATTGCTGGGAAAACGCTGGAGGCAGTTAACTGCTGAAGAAAGAAGACCATTTATTGATGAAGCCGAAAGGCTTCGCTTACTTCATGTCCAAGAATTTCCAGAGTATAAATATAAGCCCAAGCCGAAAAAGAATCCAAGAAATCCGACTCCACTTAAGCCCAGACCAGCTATTCTATCCAAACCAAACTTGCAAAAAAAGAAGGCCCCCTGTCAATCTTTCCCACCTGCTCCAGAATTGCCAATTTTTGCTTTGAGAGTACCTGAAACACCTTCTAGTAAGTATAAGTTAGTTAATACTTTGCACAGAAAGATACTTCCTAATCCACAGAATTTCCTTCCTAATCCTCAGATACTTCCTAATCCTCAGAAAATTTATCAGAATTCCCTTCATAATCCTCAACTAAACACAAACCAAGATTCTACAGAAGTGAAGAACAGAAATTATGAATTATCTTTTCAAATTGACCAAACATTTCAAGGAAATGCTAGTACATCAAAGGGAACAGTTGGGTTTAATAAACGTAAATCATATTTGCCGGCGACTTATGCTGACTCctctcaaatttctaaaaattcaaacgaaCTCTCATTCAGACTGCCTGCAGATTGTGATTTAACCTACACAGAAGACGCTCAAGTTTTGTGGTCAAATGAATACTCTTTATGTGTACCTGAAGAAACATCATCCAGTCCAATTTCTGCTGACGCTTGTTCAAGTGGAGAGAATTGGTCAAAATTATTTGATGATGttactaaaaattgtaaaaaacagtATGCAAATGCAAAAGATGAAATAGCGAATATTGCTAAGACTTATTTTGCTCTGAAAAACATGGAAAGTGAGCTTATTGCTCAATCCCCTGTTCCAATTGATCCATGTCCAACGATGACTGAGCTAGTAGGCGAGAATTGGAGGCTGGAAGATTTTGGCTGTGATGTGTTGATgtag